From Rutidosis leptorrhynchoides isolate AG116_Rl617_1_P2 chromosome 3, CSIRO_AGI_Rlap_v1, whole genome shotgun sequence, a single genomic window includes:
- the LOC139902611 gene encoding uncharacterized protein, with protein MRCHRLVIHLPQHKGSLTCDSQRVSSSIYKPNWEWLRVPSGRTLNELLELENLLKTVHFDLNTSEKWKWDLANDEVFTIKKLSSLIDKPILGNPIGSKKTLRNNLIPKKIEIFAWRTLKRRIPVRIELDKRGINLHSVRCPVCDDDLESVNHSIVSCKFASDVWSRIYNWGKLGPCSCSNVDILEGNIAHASTSLGQKIWQVVVWVCAYYLWKNRNLKVFHNESW; from the coding sequence atgaggtgtcaccgacttgtgattcaCCTACCACAACATAAGGGGTCACTAACTTGTGATTCGCAGCGTGTGTCAAGCTCAATTTATAAACCAAATTGGGAGTGGTTGCGTGTTCCTTCAGGTAGAACGTTGAATGAACTATTGGAACTTGAAAATCTTTTAAAAACGGTTCACTTTGATCTCAATACGAGTGAAAAGTGGAAATGGGATCTTGCAAATGATGAGGTTTTCACGATTAAGAAATTGTCTTCTCTCATTGATAAACCTATTCTTGGAAATCCTATTGGTTCGAAAAAAACACTACGAAATAATCTCATTCCCAAAAAGATCGAAATTTTCGCATGGAGAACGTTGAAAAGGAGAATTCCAGTTCGGATTGAACTCGACAAAAGAGGCATTAACTTACATAGTGTTCGGTGCCCCGTTTGTGACGATGATCTTGAATCGGTGAATCATTCCATTGTTTCTTGTAAGTTTGCTTCGGATGTTTGGTCTCGTATTTATAATTGGGGGAAGCTTGGTCCTTGTTCGTGCTCTAATGTCGATATCCTTGAAGGTAACATAGCTCATGCCTCAACTTCGCTTGGTCAAAAAATTTGGCAAGTCGTGGTTTGGGTTTGTGCATATTACTTGTGGAAGAATCGCAATTTGAAGGTTTTTCATAACGAGTCGTGGTAA